Proteins from a genomic interval of Verrucomicrobiota bacterium:
- a CDS encoding ATP-dependent Clp protease ATP-binding subunit: MNNFTPRAQQVLALARKEADRFNHNYVGTEHLLLGLIKLGQGVAVNVLQKMGLDLETVRMEVEKQVGSGPDTKMSGNIPYTPRVKKVLALAGKEAKALHHSYVGTEHILLGLLREGDGVAARVLKSLDIDIERARNEVLKELDPNFEGSEGEDDFGTASAGGEPGMSGQKKDVKTPALKAFGRDLTELAQKTELDPVIGRKEEIERVIQILCRRTKNNPVLIGEAGVGKTAIVEGLAQEISDGNVPEILRDKKVVTLDLALMVAGTKYRGQFEERIKAVMEEIRKSKNVILFIDEMHTIVGAGSAEGAMDASNIIKPALSRGELQCIGATTLNEYRKYIEKDSALERRFQNVKVDAPSVDEAVEILKGLRPKYEQHHKAKITDDALVAAVRLSDRYLTNRFLPDKAIDIMDEAGARARIGATMLPKDLKDKEGGIDKIKEDKEAAIKDQDFEKAASLRDQEKAAKEDLEKSLEEWRKKRDEQEVLVTDDDIMHIVSKWTGVPLTRMEEKEMSQLLSIADELHSKVVGQDEAVEALAKALRRSRADLKDPKRPIGSFIFLGPTGVGKTHLAKCLAKHVFGEEDALIQLDMSEYMEKFNVSRLIGSPPGYVGYEEGGQLTEKVRRRPYSVVLFDEIEKAHPDVWNVLLQILEDGQVTDSLSRKIDFRNTIIIMTSNVGAELIKKGNSMGFGMQSEEEDYEAIKSKLLEEAKKVFKPEFLNRLNDIIVFHSLNKEHLSKIVNIEVARVVDRLEGREIELVLTNEAINFLIDKGHDPAYGARPLRRAIERHLEDPIAEEIIRAEIKAGDKVEAKVKDDVIIFKVKKPTKKASNATASKSTPH, from the coding sequence ATGAACAATTTTACACCGCGAGCTCAGCAAGTTCTAGCACTTGCTCGAAAAGAAGCAGATCGGTTCAATCACAACTACGTTGGGACAGAGCATTTATTACTCGGCCTAATTAAACTTGGACAGGGAGTTGCTGTGAATGTCCTACAGAAGATGGGCTTGGATTTAGAAACGGTCCGGATGGAAGTTGAAAAGCAGGTGGGTTCTGGCCCTGACACAAAAATGTCTGGCAATATTCCCTACACACCTCGCGTTAAAAAAGTTTTGGCCCTGGCGGGTAAGGAAGCCAAAGCTCTACATCACAGCTACGTCGGAACAGAGCATATTTTATTAGGCCTTTTACGTGAAGGAGATGGCGTAGCTGCTCGTGTCCTCAAGAGTCTTGATATTGATATCGAACGCGCCCGTAATGAGGTTCTTAAAGAACTAGACCCTAACTTTGAAGGATCTGAAGGGGAAGATGATTTTGGAACTGCCTCCGCAGGTGGGGAACCTGGTATGAGTGGTCAGAAGAAAGATGTCAAGACACCGGCACTAAAAGCTTTTGGTAGAGACTTAACAGAGCTCGCTCAAAAAACTGAACTTGATCCCGTTATAGGACGCAAAGAAGAAATAGAGCGTGTCATTCAGATCTTATGCCGACGCACCAAAAATAACCCTGTTCTCATTGGAGAGGCAGGAGTTGGTAAAACCGCTATCGTCGAAGGACTCGCTCAAGAAATCAGTGATGGTAATGTCCCTGAAATTTTACGAGACAAAAAGGTCGTCACACTTGATCTGGCACTCATGGTTGCCGGCACAAAGTATAGAGGACAGTTTGAAGAGCGCATTAAGGCCGTTATGGAAGAGATTCGCAAGTCAAAGAACGTTATCTTATTCATAGATGAAATGCATACAATCGTTGGCGCGGGCTCTGCCGAGGGCGCTATGGATGCCTCTAACATCATAAAGCCAGCACTTTCACGTGGTGAGCTTCAGTGCATTGGAGCTACGACCCTCAACGAATATCGCAAATACATCGAGAAGGATTCTGCACTAGAGCGCCGCTTCCAAAATGTCAAAGTGGATGCGCCAAGCGTGGACGAAGCCGTTGAAATTCTTAAAGGCCTGCGCCCTAAATATGAGCAGCACCATAAAGCTAAAATCACAGATGATGCGCTAGTTGCTGCCGTACGTCTTAGTGACCGCTACCTAACTAATCGCTTCTTACCGGATAAAGCCATTGATATCATGGATGAAGCAGGCGCCAGAGCCCGAATTGGGGCCACCATGTTGCCAAAGGACCTCAAAGACAAAGAAGGTGGTATCGACAAGATCAAGGAAGATAAGGAGGCGGCAATCAAGGACCAGGACTTTGAAAAAGCGGCATCTCTCCGAGATCAAGAAAAAGCGGCGAAGGAAGATTTGGAAAAGTCTCTTGAAGAATGGCGCAAAAAGCGAGATGAACAGGAAGTGCTCGTCACAGATGACGACATTATGCACATTGTTTCTAAATGGACCGGTGTTCCTCTCACACGCATGGAAGAGAAAGAGATGTCTCAGCTGTTGAGTATTGCTGACGAACTTCATAGCAAGGTAGTGGGGCAAGATGAAGCAGTTGAGGCTTTAGCAAAAGCACTTCGTCGTTCCAGAGCAGATCTTAAAGATCCTAAGCGCCCTATTGGTTCGTTTATATTCCTTGGACCTACCGGTGTGGGTAAAACACATCTAGCCAAGTGTTTAGCCAAGCATGTCTTTGGAGAAGAAGATGCGCTAATCCAATTAGACATGAGTGAATATATGGAGAAATTCAATGTTTCTCGATTGATCGGTTCCCCTCCTGGGTATGTTGGATATGAAGAAGGTGGCCAACTGACAGAGAAAGTTCGCCGCCGTCCATACAGTGTAGTGCTATTTGACGAAATCGAAAAGGCTCACCCCGATGTGTGGAATGTTCTTCTGCAGATTTTAGAGGACGGGCAAGTAACTGACAGCCTTTCTCGCAAAATTGATTTCCGTAACACGATAATTATTATGACCTCAAATGTTGGTGCCGAATTAATTAAGAAGGGTAACTCAATGGGTTTTGGCATGCAGTCTGAAGAGGAAGACTATGAGGCAATCAAATCCAAGTTATTAGAAGAGGCCAAGAAAGTCTTCAAACCTGAATTCCTGAACCGCTTAAATGATATTATCGTATTCCACTCCTTGAACAAAGAGCACCTCAGTAAGATCGTCAATATTGAAGTTGCAAGAGTTGTAGACCGATTAGAAGGTAGAGAGATTGAGCTCGTTTTGACAAATGAGGCCATCAATTTCCTCATTGATAAGGGGCATGATCCCGCTTACGGGGCACGTCCATTACGCCGGGCGATAGAACGCCATTTAGAGGACCCCATAGCGGAAGAGATTATACGCGCCGAAATCAAAGCGGGAGATAAAGTTGAAGCGAAGGTAAAAGATGATGTCATCATCTTCAAAGTGAAAAAGCCTACGAAAAAGGCTTCCAACGCTACGGCCTCCAAGTCAACACCGCATTAA
- a CDS encoding protein arginine kinase, with product MAESKDKNNGGKNSPVPGLGIVMSSRVRLARNVSNHAFPGWLKKDNREKLLHEIHPSVAALTQMKHARINDRMDKFTPLEKQLLVEQHLISREHAAKNAGSGLIVSQNSNLSVMVNEEDHLRLQAILLGPQLKEAWNEVDSADSQLESKLDYAFSPSLGYLTACPTNVGTGMRASVMLHLPGLVLSEQINQVIKSINQIGLAVRGLYGEGTEALGNLFQVSNQMTLGESEEQIVERILKVTNNLIEHEQNARQKLLQEKGRMIADQMGRAYGVMSYAYSISSKEALNLLSMLRLGVDLGILPNNLRSKIDDLFITTQPAHLQKAADKKLNAEERDAFRADLLRGKLKEIAEPSIKKLSF from the coding sequence ATGGCTGAATCCAAAGACAAAAATAATGGGGGTAAAAATTCACCTGTACCTGGCTTGGGCATTGTTATGAGCAGTCGTGTAAGGCTGGCTCGGAATGTCAGTAATCATGCTTTTCCGGGATGGCTCAAGAAAGATAACCGAGAAAAACTTTTACATGAAATTCACCCCTCTGTCGCCGCCCTCACACAAATGAAGCATGCCAGAATCAATGACAGGATGGATAAATTTACTCCCCTAGAAAAACAGTTATTGGTCGAGCAACATCTTATCAGCAGAGAACATGCTGCCAAGAATGCAGGCAGTGGTCTTATTGTAAGTCAGAACAGTAACTTAAGTGTTATGGTGAATGAAGAAGATCATCTAAGACTTCAAGCCATACTACTGGGCCCTCAGTTGAAGGAGGCATGGAACGAAGTGGATTCCGCAGACAGCCAATTAGAAAGTAAATTGGATTACGCCTTTTCGCCCTCACTGGGCTACTTGACTGCTTGCCCAACCAATGTCGGAACTGGCATGCGAGCTTCTGTGATGCTTCATTTGCCGGGGCTTGTTCTGAGCGAGCAAATCAACCAGGTGATCAAGTCCATCAACCAGATTGGTCTTGCGGTAAGAGGTTTATATGGCGAAGGAACTGAAGCTTTAGGAAATCTTTTTCAAGTATCTAATCAAATGACTCTTGGGGAAAGTGAAGAGCAAATCGTTGAGCGAATCCTTAAAGTCACAAATAATTTGATAGAACATGAGCAAAATGCACGTCAAAAGCTTTTGCAAGAGAAAGGACGCATGATTGCAGATCAGATGGGTAGAGCTTACGGAGTTATGAGTTATGCTTACTCAATTTCATCCAAAGAGGCCCTAAATCTGCTCTCCATGTTACGATTAGGCGTAGATCTTGGAATCTTGCCTAATAATTTGCGCTCAAAGATCGATGATCTATTTATAACCACGCAACCTGCTCATTTGCAAAAGGCTGCTGACAAGAAGCTCAATGCAGAAGAAAGGGATGCTTTCCGGGCAGACTTACTGAGGGGTAAGCTGAAGGAAATAGCAGAACCTTCTATAAAGAAGTTAAGCTTTTGA
- a CDS encoding Rrf2 family transcriptional regulator, whose translation MAGVVRQHGLGMKISKKSEYGVCALIEMTLQARAGKEWRQTSQIAERSGIPEKYLEQILLTLKKGGVLKSKRGIDGGYALDVDTKDISLYEIFCLLEGDLSPNSSGADSDDPISSSLNLVTSEAAEASKNVLNNKKLSSLADQVERLRREHQTNIEYQI comes from the coding sequence TTGGCAGGTGTTGTCAGACAACATGGCCTGGGTATGAAAATTTCTAAGAAAAGCGAGTATGGCGTTTGTGCTCTAATTGAAATGACTTTGCAAGCAAGGGCTGGCAAAGAATGGCGGCAAACTTCTCAAATAGCGGAGCGTTCTGGTATACCGGAAAAGTATCTTGAGCAAATACTCTTAACTCTGAAAAAGGGCGGTGTTCTAAAAAGCAAGCGTGGTATCGACGGCGGTTATGCACTGGATGTCGATACCAAGGACATTTCACTATATGAGATTTTCTGTCTGCTTGAAGGGGACCTTTCGCCTAATTCTTCTGGCGCAGACTCCGATGACCCAATCTCCTCGAGTTTAAACCTAGTAACCTCTGAGGCTGCGGAGGCTTCTAAAAACGTTCTTAATAACAAGAAGTTATCTTCTTTAGCAGATCAGGTTGAGCGCCTCAGACGAGAACACCAAACTAATATTGAGTACCAAATTTAA
- a CDS encoding SNF2-related protein, producing the protein MKEGRSLFESGKVKAVSYEPPMLTGVVQTGTSTVNARLHLGYRLSDVENMCSCRQAREYGTICPHVIAVGLAYIAQEQQEAINSSPKPSRTATKSAAPDLPKLHFTSVDEASTSFIPLELNILLPTNLEEAWKAGEMRVITEASAKGQPMKPLDFVPRKQLEPYTVSDADYRYLQTSEQLNGGTVPGIWLLQGKDLFNFFNSIVGHPRIWLGKKSRLQVLVSPQKPKLYLDITEQGELHLHLEEDHPQGGSLLHTSRGLWHYYEDQLLRLNELNPVYQVLEEKDVTIPREKLSQFFQTELPFLERQADVSLSETCKKLEFETISPEVHMKLDGLLSGISCRAEVKYGGKEYLLQGLPGKKERPGKAVDDWTPDPNNPYRYFVRDKNKERRIQKEIIAAGFEPGKRQPEFYTLSSENRVGQFLGNILPIWQNKWQIEYSGRLTNFLDRCDLIQPEIMIESSGEEWLSVRIDYKEKNSGSNLTPSEVQKLLQTGLSHHRLASGRIALLPTESVGQFEEVIRDCDVQQDSGVIKLEKRYACYLEEAIKSQNWEVICRDEWETLKNFSNPDPVAIPNEIQKLLRPYQNKGVYWIHHLARHKMSGVLADEMGLGKTLQTLAFISSWQNGLSPGQGQPCLVICPTSLVYNWANEASKFVPWLKTLVIHGPKRKNLFEKIGEHEIIITSYALLRRDIEYYKKMDFKCVILDEAQFIKNRSSQNAKCVKSLKTHYRLVLTGTPIENSLFDLWSIFDFLMPGYLGNATDFKDRYEVPIGKMNDEKAHRRLQQRLRPFILRRTKMEVAKDLPERLEHITFCDLTNEQKSVYNSILDQSRREVFERMGQNGKGKMAVLTALTRLRQISCHLGLLPHLETKEWTEPSSKMDYFLGLLQQAIDGNHRVLVFSQFVRLLKLAEQELKQKEIKYCYLDGSTIARQEVVQTFQQDDSIPVFLISLKAGGTGMNLTAADTVIHFDPWWNPATEDQATARAHRIGQNKIVSSYKLIARGTVEEKIINLQQKKKDLAANTLVSEEAFVQNLSWEDLQGLLD; encoded by the coding sequence ATGAAAGAGGGTAGATCTCTCTTTGAGAGCGGGAAAGTCAAGGCAGTTTCTTACGAACCCCCTATGTTGACAGGGGTGGTTCAAACGGGCACGAGCACGGTTAATGCAAGACTGCATCTTGGATATAGGCTATCTGATGTAGAGAATATGTGCAGCTGCAGACAGGCTCGTGAATACGGCACTATTTGCCCGCATGTCATAGCGGTAGGGTTAGCCTATATCGCTCAAGAACAGCAGGAAGCAATTAACTCTAGTCCAAAACCAAGCAGGACGGCAACCAAATCGGCGGCTCCTGATTTGCCAAAGTTACATTTTACTTCCGTCGATGAAGCTTCAACCTCCTTTATTCCCTTAGAACTTAACATCTTATTACCTACCAACTTAGAAGAAGCTTGGAAGGCAGGAGAAATGCGGGTTATTACTGAGGCAAGTGCAAAGGGTCAACCAATGAAGCCTCTGGATTTCGTGCCTCGTAAGCAGCTTGAACCATATACTGTCAGCGATGCTGACTATCGCTATCTCCAAACCAGTGAGCAACTCAATGGCGGAACAGTTCCAGGTATCTGGCTGTTGCAAGGCAAAGATCTCTTTAACTTTTTTAACAGCATTGTGGGGCATCCACGTATTTGGCTTGGTAAAAAATCCAGACTGCAGGTTTTGGTTTCTCCCCAGAAACCAAAACTCTACTTGGATATTACAGAGCAAGGAGAACTACACCTTCACCTGGAGGAAGATCATCCGCAAGGCGGTTCGCTATTACATACAAGCAGAGGTTTATGGCACTACTATGAGGATCAGCTTCTTCGGCTTAATGAGTTAAATCCCGTTTACCAAGTTCTTGAAGAAAAGGACGTCACCATTCCTCGGGAAAAGCTGTCTCAATTTTTTCAAACAGAGCTTCCATTTCTGGAGCGCCAAGCAGATGTCTCACTGAGTGAGACATGTAAAAAATTAGAGTTCGAAACCATAAGTCCAGAAGTGCATATGAAATTGGATGGCTTGCTCTCTGGTATTAGCTGCAGAGCGGAAGTAAAATACGGGGGCAAAGAGTATTTGCTGCAGGGGCTCCCTGGTAAAAAAGAAAGGCCTGGCAAAGCTGTAGACGATTGGACGCCGGACCCTAACAATCCTTACCGCTATTTTGTAAGAGATAAGAATAAAGAACGCAGAATTCAAAAAGAAATTATTGCTGCTGGGTTTGAGCCAGGTAAGAGGCAACCTGAATTCTATACCCTATCCTCAGAAAATAGAGTGGGTCAATTCTTGGGTAATATTCTACCCATTTGGCAAAATAAATGGCAGATAGAATACTCTGGCCGTTTGACCAATTTCTTAGATCGTTGTGATTTGATTCAGCCCGAAATCATGATCGAATCTAGTGGGGAAGAATGGCTTTCTGTTAGAATTGATTATAAAGAAAAGAACTCTGGGAGCAATCTAACCCCGTCAGAAGTACAAAAGCTGCTCCAGACTGGGCTTAGTCACCACCGTCTCGCTTCCGGACGTATTGCACTGCTTCCTACAGAGTCTGTGGGACAGTTTGAGGAAGTCATTCGAGACTGTGATGTTCAGCAAGATAGTGGAGTCATCAAGCTAGAAAAGCGCTATGCCTGCTACCTTGAAGAAGCTATCAAATCTCAAAACTGGGAAGTCATCTGTCGTGATGAATGGGAAACCCTAAAAAATTTTAGCAACCCGGATCCTGTGGCGATTCCCAATGAGATTCAGAAGCTTCTAAGACCTTACCAGAATAAAGGGGTATACTGGATTCATCACCTGGCGCGCCACAAAATGTCTGGTGTCTTGGCAGATGAAATGGGATTAGGAAAGACCCTGCAAACTCTGGCCTTTATCTCTAGCTGGCAGAATGGGTTATCGCCAGGGCAAGGTCAGCCCTGTTTAGTCATCTGTCCTACGAGCTTGGTTTATAACTGGGCCAATGAAGCGAGTAAGTTTGTGCCATGGCTCAAGACCTTGGTCATTCATGGTCCCAAACGTAAGAATCTTTTCGAGAAGATTGGCGAGCATGAAATTATCATTACCTCCTATGCTCTATTGAGAAGAGATATAGAGTACTACAAGAAAATGGACTTTAAATGTGTTATCTTGGATGAAGCACAATTTATCAAGAACCGCTCCAGTCAAAATGCTAAGTGCGTGAAGTCTCTTAAAACACACTATCGCCTTGTGCTTACCGGCACCCCCATCGAGAATTCCTTATTTGATCTATGGTCTATCTTTGACTTCCTCATGCCTGGCTATTTGGGTAATGCTACAGATTTTAAGGACCGTTACGAAGTGCCCATTGGCAAAATGAATGATGAGAAAGCTCACCGCCGTCTCCAACAAAGACTTCGCCCGTTCATTTTACGACGCACCAAAATGGAAGTAGCGAAGGATCTTCCAGAGCGTCTGGAACACATCACCTTCTGCGATCTGACGAACGAACAAAAGAGTGTCTATAACTCTATTTTAGACCAAAGCCGGCGTGAGGTCTTTGAGAGAATGGGCCAGAATGGTAAAGGCAAAATGGCGGTCCTTACAGCACTCACTCGTCTTCGCCAGATTAGCTGTCACCTGGGGCTATTACCACACCTGGAAACCAAAGAGTGGACGGAACCATCCTCTAAAATGGATTACTTCCTGGGACTTCTGCAGCAAGCCATAGATGGTAATCACCGAGTTCTCGTATTCAGCCAATTTGTGCGCCTACTGAAATTAGCGGAACAAGAATTAAAGCAAAAAGAGATCAAATACTGTTATCTCGATGGAAGCACCATCGCACGACAAGAAGTCGTGCAGACATTCCAACAAGATGATTCTATACCAGTCTTCCTTATCAGCCTAAAAGCCGGAGGAACAGGTATGAATCTCACAGCCGCCGATACCGTGATTCACTTTGACCCTTGGTGGAATCCTGCTACCGAAGACCAAGCGACTGCTCGAGCACACAGAATTGGACAAAACAAAATAGTAAGCTCTTACAAACTCATTGCCCGTGGCACTGTGGAAGAAAAAATTATCAACCTACAACAAAAGAAGAAAGATCTAGCAGCCAACACCTTGGTCAGCGAAGAAGCTTTTGTGCAAAATCTAAGCTGGGAAGATCTTCAAGGCCTATTGGACTAG
- a CDS encoding DUF423 domain-containing protein gives MEIWLIRIAAVFGFLGVTLGAFGAHGLKEILEQNQTTDHWKTATFYHLVHAVVLFVLATWAPQKSWAFGFFAIGIIIFSGSLYILCVTGIKWLGAITPIGGICLLLGWLLIILHK, from the coding sequence ATGGAAATTTGGCTCATAAGAATAGCAGCAGTTTTTGGATTTTTAGGAGTTACTCTAGGAGCCTTTGGTGCCCATGGGCTCAAAGAAATTCTAGAGCAAAACCAAACGACAGATCATTGGAAGACCGCAACCTTTTACCACCTCGTTCATGCGGTAGTTCTTTTTGTTTTGGCGACTTGGGCGCCTCAAAAAAGTTGGGCCTTTGGATTCTTTGCCATTGGGATTATCATCTTCAGCGGGAGCCTCTACATTCTCTGCGTAACTGGAATCAAATGGCTAGGTGCCATTACACCTATAGGCGGCATTTGCCTCTTGCTAGGCTGGCTTCTCATTATCCTCCATAAATAA
- a CDS encoding abortive infection family protein has product MAIAHEIRNDYEAADALVNLLIGRATGESVYDDDFQYLRDYFIKNSELERYLPAWFRSKRSLNQFWNFIKMKFHHYVERREFLWSEFEPLLLHLETGSSSPVEEDILAGLQLFNSEEITRSWKRMLERFKNDPEGAITASRNLLETVFKHILDARKIEYDHDKIELPDLYKKISKELNLAPELHREPIFKQILGGCSGVVTGLGALRNRLGDAHGKSAKRVRPSERHAKLAVNLSGSMALFFAETYKKEQHNQSVDPTR; this is encoded by the coding sequence ATGGCTATTGCACATGAAATAAGAAACGACTACGAAGCTGCTGACGCATTAGTAAATTTGCTTATTGGGCGTGCTACTGGTGAGAGTGTGTATGATGACGACTTTCAATATCTAAGAGACTATTTCATAAAAAATTCTGAGCTAGAAAGATACCTTCCTGCATGGTTTAGAAGTAAACGATCACTTAATCAGTTTTGGAACTTCATCAAGATGAAGTTCCATCACTACGTAGAGAGAAGAGAATTTCTTTGGTCTGAATTTGAACCTCTACTCTTACACCTTGAAACAGGCTCTTCATCTCCTGTTGAAGAGGATATTCTAGCAGGACTTCAACTATTTAATTCTGAAGAAATCACAAGATCATGGAAAAGAATGTTGGAGAGATTCAAAAATGACCCTGAAGGTGCCATTACAGCATCTAGAAATTTATTAGAGACCGTTTTTAAGCATATTTTAGATGCAAGAAAGATAGAGTATGATCATGACAAGATTGAGTTACCAGATTTATATAAGAAAATATCAAAAGAATTAAATTTGGCTCCTGAATTACACCGAGAGCCCATATTTAAACAGATTTTAGGAGGGTGCTCAGGTGTAGTAACAGGCCTTGGGGCACTTAGAAACAGACTAGGTGATGCTCATGGAAAGAGTGCCAAGAGAGTTAGACCATCAGAAAGACATGCCAAGCTAGCAGTGAACCTTTCTGGCTCTATGGCATTATTTTTTGCAGAGACATACAAAAAAGAACAGCATAACCAGTCAGTAGACCCAACTCGTTAA
- a CDS encoding sulfatase — protein MKFILLSIFFLVAVTFLRAERPNFVFLLGDDINCDNLGCYGGGVRCNTPHIDKLAADGVRFAKAYTSVAMCAPFRQELYSGRTPWRTKTFLNHSKSTADTKSLPHYLEPLGYRVALLGKGHIGPEQAYPFERLGNTDDNQVFLAKAKEFIKACLVEKKPFCLVIASHDAHAKFTNGDASAYDPSTLNIPPYWIDTPELRASLPGYLAEVTHFDALVGKVRRYLDESDLAKETVLFACTEQGSQFPFAKWTCFDNGLRTGLVAYAPGRIKRGHVSEELLWMCDIAPTIVEMAGGEFEATDFDGRSQLANLIGTPTRLHNYVFGAFSNKGIIDNRDRVYPIRSVRDGRYSLIYSPKSAEKTSNVTLTRALRLLEGDATVGKSRESKKIIEPTLSWVLAEGADHPLVRKLHHRPEFALYDLEKDQYELNDLSSSPEHQKTFNRLKGALFAFLEANGDADPVETETKATKKN, from the coding sequence ATGAAATTCATTCTCCTATCTATATTCTTCCTCGTCGCCGTGACCTTTCTCCGGGCGGAACGGCCCAATTTCGTCTTCTTATTAGGTGACGATATTAACTGTGACAACCTCGGCTGCTATGGTGGTGGAGTGCGATGTAACACGCCCCACATTGATAAACTAGCTGCCGACGGTGTGAGGTTTGCCAAAGCCTATACCTCAGTTGCCATGTGTGCCCCGTTTCGTCAAGAGCTCTACAGCGGCAGGACTCCATGGCGCACAAAAACGTTTTTGAATCACTCGAAGTCAACAGCAGATACCAAAAGCCTCCCTCACTATTTAGAGCCCTTGGGATACAGAGTGGCTCTGCTGGGGAAAGGGCACATTGGCCCTGAGCAAGCTTATCCATTTGAAAGACTGGGTAATACAGATGACAACCAAGTCTTCCTAGCCAAGGCGAAGGAATTCATCAAGGCCTGCCTTGTGGAGAAAAAACCGTTCTGCCTCGTCATCGCCTCGCACGACGCACACGCCAAGTTCACTAATGGGGATGCCAGTGCCTACGACCCGTCCACTCTCAACATTCCGCCCTATTGGATTGACACTCCTGAGCTCCGCGCTTCATTGCCCGGATATCTAGCTGAGGTGACTCATTTTGATGCTTTAGTTGGGAAAGTGCGTCGCTATTTGGACGAGTCGGATCTTGCTAAAGAGACGGTGCTTTTCGCCTGCACCGAACAAGGCAGTCAGTTTCCCTTTGCCAAGTGGACTTGCTTTGACAATGGCCTTCGTACAGGCCTCGTTGCCTATGCTCCGGGCCGTATCAAGAGAGGTCATGTTTCCGAAGAGCTGCTTTGGATGTGTGACATCGCCCCCACGATCGTCGAAATGGCGGGTGGCGAATTCGAGGCAACTGATTTTGACGGCAGAAGCCAGTTGGCGAACTTAATTGGCACCCCAACCCGCCTTCATAACTACGTTTTTGGCGCTTTCAGCAACAAGGGAATCATCGATAACAGGGACAGAGTCTATCCGATTCGCAGTGTCCGCGACGGTCGCTATAGCCTAATCTACTCACCGAAGAGTGCTGAGAAGACGTCGAATGTCACGCTGACCAGAGCGCTCAGGCTCTTGGAAGGTGACGCGACGGTTGGGAAATCGAGAGAAAGTAAAAAAATAATCGAACCGACGCTGTCCTGGGTTCTGGCAGAGGGTGCGGATCATCCTCTGGTTCGTAAACTGCACCACCGACCGGAATTTGCACTCTATGATTTGGAAAAAGACCAGTATGAACTCAACGATTTGAGTTCTAGTCCAGAGCACCAGAAAACCTTCAATCGGTTGAAAGGAGCCTTGTTCGCATTTCTGGAGGCAAATGGTGATGCGGATCCTGTTGAGACGGAAACAAAGGCAACCAAGAAGAATTAA
- a CDS encoding ankyrin repeat domain-containing protein: MTERKSWLKRRYGFDTIPSNMGLKKLNKIFLNALSKRKVSVLKTIIRAFPDFHHDKSMSITSEIVCHFPEFLETAFELGLHPDSGRQSFLCLVYSDPEAIRLGLKYGANIEGRNEDGEVALGYACAWGHFDSVKLLLESGANINVMEGKEHLSTPLDAASNNKEIYDYMRCKGAKHYKEIREEEG; encoded by the coding sequence ATGACAGAGCGAAAATCATGGTTAAAACGAAGATATGGATTTGACACGATTCCTAGCAATATGGGTCTCAAAAAACTCAATAAGATTTTTTTAAATGCATTATCGAAAAGAAAGGTGAGCGTTTTAAAAACTATCATTCGTGCTTTCCCTGATTTTCATCATGATAAGTCTATGTCTATCACTTCTGAAATCGTGTGCCATTTTCCTGAGTTTTTAGAAACTGCTTTCGAACTGGGCTTGCATCCCGATTCGGGACGTCAAAGTTTTTTATGTTTAGTTTATTCCGATCCGGAAGCAATCCGTCTTGGATTAAAGTATGGGGCAAACATCGAAGGAAGAAACGAGGACGGCGAAGTAGCATTAGGCTATGCTTGTGCATGGGGACACTTTGATAGTGTTAAACTATTGTTGGAATCGGGAGCGAATATTAATGTAATGGAAGGTAAAGAGCACCTATCAACTCCATTAGACGCTGCCAGTAACAACAAAGAAATCTATGACTATATGCGTTGTAAGGGAGCTAAACATTATAAAGAAATCAGAGAAGAAGAGGGTTAG
- a CDS encoding SCO family protein: MSEEYEQIHTIISFSFTNQENQIISSKTLDGKIYVANFIYTSCGGLCPKMTQNMALVQKAFKDDSEVVLLSHTVTPDIDTSSILKSYAISYGAMPEKWHFLRGSKKEIYQIARTSYFADKDIGFKRDENDFLHTENFILVDHRRRIRGVYNGSLTLDMKRLVQDIETLKEESSLKSISHKR, from the coding sequence ATGAGTGAAGAATATGAACAAATTCATACCATTATTTCCTTTTCATTTACGAACCAAGAAAATCAAATCATAAGTTCCAAAACCCTAGATGGTAAGATTTACGTGGCGAATTTTATTTACACTTCTTGTGGTGGTCTTTGCCCGAAAATGACTCAAAATATGGCTCTAGTTCAGAAAGCATTTAAAGATGATTCTGAAGTTGTTTTACTCTCTCATACAGTCACGCCAGATATCGATACAAGTTCCATTCTTAAAAGCTATGCCATAAGCTATGGAGCCATGCCCGAGAAGTGGCATTTTCTCCGAGGATCTAAGAAAGAAATCTATCAGATTGCGCGCACCTCTTACTTTGCCGACAAAGACATTGGTTTTAAGAGAGATGAAAATGATTTTCTACACACCGAGAATTTTATTTTGGTAGACCACCGAAGAAGAATCCGAGGCGTTTATAATGGAAGCCTCACACTAGACATGAAACGCCTCGTGCAAGATATAGAGACTTTAAAAGAGGAGTCTTCTTTAAAATCTATCTCACATAAGAGATAA